In one window of Bifidobacterium crudilactis DNA:
- a CDS encoding phosphatase PAP2 family protein, producing MSNNSQTDSSVLGGVQEDTPVEDIALQLAQADPLTIRPRRSSRVLCIVIGVLFLCAAGIVWWLGVRTVSGQEYDDLVWTHFRDAVPSWMAPVMGVFTSSFAAPVVVGVLSVISLVLIVLRKRWWMIGQFVVLIALCAVIPGILKSSLPRPQLINSLASQSNSAPSGHTMITCAAGAMLLCAVPRAWRAVCAVVAVALSFMMALSVVDGQWHRPSDTVMALLITVGLACIMLACTSRSGMDAPGTRASSASVQIVSSVMITAGTVALVYGMYVIWQIMPGLQFSAQWARSGAHISFMVVQLGLSALGFGILLALRHLTAAPLSKIGLVGAPPAPPKNAAQSR from the coding sequence ATGAGCAACAATTCACAAACAGATAGCTCCGTGCTTGGCGGTGTCCAGGAGGACACGCCTGTCGAGGATATCGCGTTGCAGCTTGCCCAGGCCGACCCGTTGACGATTCGTCCACGCAGGTCCTCAAGGGTTCTGTGCATCGTGATCGGTGTCCTGTTCCTCTGTGCGGCGGGGATCGTCTGGTGGCTTGGCGTGCGTACCGTAAGCGGTCAGGAGTACGACGATCTGGTGTGGACTCATTTCCGCGACGCAGTCCCCTCATGGATGGCTCCGGTTATGGGCGTATTCACCTCGAGCTTCGCTGCCCCCGTGGTGGTGGGTGTGCTGTCAGTGATTTCGCTGGTGTTGATCGTGCTGCGCAAACGGTGGTGGATGATCGGGCAGTTCGTGGTGCTGATCGCATTGTGCGCGGTCATCCCCGGGATATTGAAATCCTCTCTGCCAAGGCCGCAGCTCATCAATTCCTTGGCGAGCCAGAGCAATTCCGCGCCTTCCGGACATACGATGATCACCTGTGCGGCGGGAGCCATGCTGTTGTGTGCGGTTCCGCGTGCATGGCGTGCTGTCTGCGCCGTGGTGGCGGTGGCCTTGTCCTTCATGATGGCGCTGTCCGTTGTGGACGGGCAATGGCACAGACCAAGCGATACGGTTATGGCCTTGCTCATCACCGTTGGGCTGGCGTGCATTATGCTGGCATGCACCAGCAGATCCGGTATGGATGCGCCGGGAACGAGGGCGTCCTCCGCAAGCGTGCAGATCGTGTCAAGCGTTATGATTACCGCTGGTACCGTGGCTCTGGTCTATGGAATGTACGTCATCTGGCAGATTATGCCCGGCCTGCAGTTCAGTGCTCAATGGGCTCGGTCGGGAGCGCATATCTCCTTCATGGTCGTGCAGCTCGGACTGAGCGCTTTAGGATTCGGTATCCTGCTGGCATTGAGACATCTGACCGCGGCGCCTTTGAGCAAGATAGGGCTCGTCGGTGCGCCACCGGCGCCTCCGAAGAATGCGGCGCAAAGTCGGTGA
- the leuA gene encoding 2-isopropylmalate synthase, with translation MDRNQSSVFDLAAEAAGSNGGNNDRLLPPARFVGAPQRPSNMPYTKYLAYGKQVPFDYPDRTWPGKVLKRAPRWCSVDLRDGNQALVDPMDPERKLRFWNLLMSMGFKEVEVGFPSASSTDYDFIRLLIERELIPDDVTIVVLTQAREHLIRKTYEALRGAKRAVVHFYNSVSVLQREVVFRKDKEAIKKLATDAAQLCKSLEADAKGTELYYEYSPESFSGAEPEYSLEVCNAVIDVIRPTPERPIIINLPNTVEMTTPNVFADQVEFMSRNLNERDAVVLSLHPHNDEGMAVAATELGVLAGADRVEGCLLGNGERTGNVDLCTVGLNLLVQGVDPQLDFSDMPEIRRTVEYCNQIKVSERHPYVGSFVFTAFSGSHQDAIKKGLEARQQAALRDNADIDNYLWLVPYLPIDPKDVGGSYEAIIRVNSQSGKGGMAYLLKTNHHIDLPKRLQVEFDRIVQHFADDTKREVRDEDIWRLFKDEYLPVEEGGSTAAAGAVADKADSSLSQWGRLKLLKVSVSSGEDGSDTVLKARVLDRGLTGHDAPEERQIEGTGNGPVAAFLNALSALDLTISVEDYVEHAMTAGSDALAASYVECKVGEPAQERVIWGVGIDSSVITSTLKAIISAVNRFER, from the coding sequence ATGGATCGGAATCAATCATCCGTGTTTGATTTAGCTGCCGAAGCGGCGGGCTCCAACGGAGGGAATAATGACCGACTGCTGCCCCCAGCGCGATTCGTGGGCGCACCTCAACGGCCGAGCAACATGCCATACACCAAGTATCTTGCATACGGCAAGCAGGTCCCCTTCGATTATCCCGACCGCACTTGGCCGGGAAAGGTATTGAAACGGGCTCCACGCTGGTGTTCGGTGGACCTACGCGATGGCAACCAGGCATTGGTCGACCCGATGGACCCCGAGCGCAAGCTGAGGTTCTGGAACCTCTTGATGAGCATGGGCTTCAAGGAAGTGGAAGTCGGCTTCCCCTCGGCGTCCTCGACGGATTACGACTTCATCCGCCTGCTCATCGAACGTGAGCTCATACCTGACGATGTGACCATCGTGGTGCTGACCCAGGCACGCGAGCATTTGATACGCAAGACATACGAGGCCTTGCGCGGAGCCAAGCGCGCCGTCGTGCATTTCTACAATTCCGTTTCGGTGCTCCAGCGCGAAGTGGTGTTCCGCAAGGACAAGGAAGCCATCAAGAAGCTCGCGACCGATGCAGCGCAGCTGTGCAAGTCCCTGGAAGCCGATGCCAAAGGTACCGAGCTCTACTACGAGTATTCGCCGGAGTCGTTCTCGGGTGCCGAGCCGGAGTATTCCCTGGAGGTCTGCAATGCGGTGATTGATGTCATCAGACCCACTCCGGAGCGTCCGATTATCATCAACCTGCCCAATACCGTGGAGATGACCACGCCTAACGTCTTTGCCGACCAGGTCGAGTTCATGTCCCGCAATCTCAATGAGCGTGACGCAGTGGTGCTGTCGTTGCACCCGCACAATGATGAGGGCATGGCCGTCGCGGCGACCGAACTCGGTGTGCTCGCCGGTGCCGACCGCGTAGAAGGATGCCTGCTGGGCAACGGCGAGCGGACCGGCAACGTCGATCTGTGCACCGTCGGTTTGAATCTTCTGGTGCAGGGCGTGGACCCTCAGCTTGACTTCTCCGATATGCCCGAGATTCGCAGAACCGTCGAATACTGCAATCAGATCAAGGTTTCCGAGCGTCATCCCTATGTGGGCAGCTTCGTGTTCACCGCGTTCTCCGGTTCGCATCAGGATGCCATCAAGAAGGGTCTCGAAGCGCGTCAGCAGGCGGCGTTGCGCGACAATGCCGATATCGACAATTACCTGTGGCTGGTCCCGTACCTGCCCATCGACCCCAAGGATGTCGGCGGCAGCTACGAGGCCATCATCCGCGTGAATTCCCAGTCCGGCAAGGGCGGCATGGCCTATCTGCTCAAGACCAACCACCATATCGACCTCCCGAAGCGTCTGCAGGTCGAATTCGACCGCATCGTCCAGCATTTTGCGGATGACACGAAGCGTGAGGTGCGTGACGAGGATATCTGGCGTCTCTTCAAGGACGAGTACCTGCCTGTCGAGGAGGGCGGCAGCACCGCTGCGGCCGGTGCCGTGGCGGATAAGGCGGATTCAAGCCTCAGCCAATGGGGTCGGCTCAAATTGCTCAAGGTCAGTGTGAGTTCCGGCGAAGACGGTTCGGACACCGTGCTCAAGGCGCGTGTGCTCGACCGTGGTCTGACTGGGCATGACGCTCCGGAGGAACGACAGATCGAGGGGACCGGCAACGGCCCTGTGGCCGCCTTCCTGAACGCCCTGAGCGCTCTTGACCTGACCATATCCGTAGAGGACTATGTGGAGCACGCCATGACCGCGGGCTCCGATGCCCTCGCCGCATCCTATGTGGAATGCAAGGTTGGCGAACCGGCGCAGGAGCGTGTGATCTGGGGAGTCGGCATCGATTCCTCGGTAATCACCAGCACCTTGAAGGCGATTATCTCCGCAGTGAACCGTTTTGAACGGTAA
- a CDS encoding transglycosylase domain-containing protein, whose protein sequence is MSSQTRSVSSKSGNTGAHGAQAGAKGKDSGSRPQRGTKSPRTSQPRRPSKHGKNKKRHRILKWTLGIFAFLAVSGIAAFAYLYITTDVPEPGAMALAQKTTVYYADGTTPIGSYAEQNREIIDCSTLPKYVGNAIVASENRSFYQDNGLDIKGIGRALFNNVTQGTRQGGSTITQQYAERYYLGETTSYTGKLREALLALKITQTQDKDTILCNYMNTIYLGRGAYGIQAAAQNYFGKSAKDLTLPEAAMLAGIIPAPSTWDPAVNPDEAEIRFKRVLNIMEEDEYISAKEHAAATMPTTIQYAQENVYSGPKGYLLNMVKSELVANKAFTEEELETGGYKIVTTIDKSKQDLMYQVASPTAGDKALPEGVQVGGISVNPKDGSIISLYAGDDYLKHQLNNVSQSTFQVGSTMKVFTLLGAIQDDVSLNTTFNGNSPRTFSSVGKSVANSGYVSYGTVNLYSAAAHSVNTVFMDLNQHVTAKKTAEIAHSAGITGKIDDTTTFNALGVDALSALDLTRGYATIANDGNKPTLHIVGTVNSSTGKELYKASTKTEQVFDANDVALLQKALTGTIRYGTGKAANSISNTLAGKSGTANDDTAASFVGFTPSVLTTFGIWYPGSDGSAQKVPTFSGYPHGSGYPAHLFAEYMGQALSGVADEKFPTATDNGKVGGPDGTWGYGRGSSSSSTDDSKNNRQGTGTSSPSASSSSSPSASASSTETAPESQSPAPTTDASTSTSSTESQSPNTNSNSSE, encoded by the coding sequence ATGTCATCTCAGACCCGAAGTGTCAGCTCGAAGTCAGGAAACACCGGCGCACATGGTGCGCAGGCGGGTGCCAAAGGCAAGGACTCAGGCTCTCGTCCCCAACGAGGCACGAAGTCTCCCCGAACGTCGCAGCCGCGCAGACCCTCGAAACACGGCAAGAACAAGAAACGCCACCGGATTCTCAAGTGGACCCTCGGCATCTTCGCCTTCCTTGCCGTTTCCGGTATCGCCGCTTTCGCATATCTGTACATCACCACGGACGTCCCCGAACCGGGCGCCATGGCACTGGCTCAGAAAACGACCGTATATTATGCCGACGGCACCACGCCCATCGGCTCCTATGCGGAGCAGAACCGCGAGATCATCGACTGCTCGACCCTTCCCAAATACGTGGGCAACGCCATCGTCGCCTCCGAGAACCGCAGCTTCTATCAGGACAACGGCCTGGATATCAAGGGCATCGGCCGAGCGTTGTTCAACAATGTGACCCAAGGAACCCGTCAGGGAGGCTCCACCATCACCCAGCAGTATGCGGAACGCTACTACCTGGGTGAAACCACCAGCTACACCGGCAAACTGCGGGAGGCGCTGCTCGCTCTGAAAATCACGCAGACACAGGACAAAGACACGATTCTGTGCAACTACATGAACACCATCTATCTCGGCCGCGGGGCCTACGGCATCCAGGCCGCCGCACAGAACTACTTCGGGAAGAGCGCCAAGGACCTCACTCTGCCCGAAGCCGCGATGCTGGCGGGAATCATTCCGGCACCGAGCACCTGGGACCCCGCCGTGAACCCCGATGAGGCGGAAATCCGTTTCAAACGCGTGCTGAACATCATGGAAGAGGATGAATACATCAGCGCCAAGGAGCATGCAGCGGCGACCATGCCCACCACCATTCAGTATGCCCAGGAGAACGTATACTCCGGCCCCAAGGGGTATCTGCTGAATATGGTGAAAAGCGAGCTGGTGGCGAACAAGGCCTTCACCGAGGAGGAACTGGAAACCGGCGGATACAAGATCGTCACGACCATCGACAAATCCAAGCAGGACCTCATGTACCAGGTGGCAAGCCCGACCGCCGGCGACAAGGCTCTTCCTGAAGGCGTCCAGGTGGGCGGAATCAGCGTGAATCCCAAGGACGGCTCAATCATCTCCCTCTATGCAGGAGACGACTATCTGAAGCACCAGCTCAACAATGTCTCCCAATCCACCTTCCAGGTCGGGTCCACCATGAAGGTCTTCACTCTGCTGGGCGCCATTCAGGATGACGTGAGTCTGAACACCACCTTCAACGGCAATTCTCCACGCACATTCTCCAGCGTCGGAAAATCGGTGGCGAACTCGGGGTACGTCAGCTATGGGACGGTCAATCTCTACTCGGCGGCCGCCCACTCGGTCAACACCGTGTTCATGGATCTCAACCAGCACGTCACGGCGAAGAAGACCGCCGAAATCGCCCATAGCGCGGGCATCACCGGAAAGATCGACGACACCACGACCTTCAACGCTCTCGGCGTGGACGCACTGAGCGCGCTGGACCTGACCAGGGGGTACGCCACCATCGCCAACGACGGCAACAAGCCCACGCTGCATATCGTCGGCACGGTGAACAGTTCCACCGGCAAAGAGCTCTACAAGGCGTCGACGAAAACAGAGCAGGTTTTCGACGCCAACGACGTCGCCCTGCTCCAAAAAGCGCTGACCGGCACCATTCGCTACGGCACAGGAAAGGCCGCGAATTCCATCAGCAACACGCTTGCCGGAAAATCAGGAACAGCCAACGACGACACCGCGGCCAGTTTTGTAGGTTTCACTCCTTCGGTGCTCACGACCTTCGGCATCTGGTATCCCGGGTCCGACGGCAGCGCGCAGAAAGTTCCCACCTTCAGCGGGTATCCCCACGGTTCGGGCTATCCCGCCCATTTGTTCGCCGAATACATGGGTCAGGCGCTTTCCGGCGTGGCTGATGAGAAATTCCCTACGGCGACTGATAACGGCAAGGTAGGAGGGCCAGACGGCACCTGGGGCTATGGCAGGGGCAGCTCCTCGTCCTCCACGGACGATTCGAAAAACAACCGTCAGGGTACCGGCACCAGTTCGCCCAGTGCCAGCAGTTCGTCATCCCCTTCGGCCTCGGCATCCAGCACGGAAACCGCGCCCGAAAGCCAGAGCCCGGCTCCGACCACGGATGCCAGCACAAGCACTTCGAGCACGGAGTCGCAGTCTCCGAACACGAACTCGAATTCCTCCGAGTAA
- the topA gene encoding type I DNA topoisomerase → MATGTKLVIVESPTKAKKIGGYLGDGYTVMASVGHIRDLAQPSQVPAAKKAQFGKFGVDVEDGFTPYYIVDGDKKKTVAELKSALKSADELFLATDEDREGEAIAWHLVQTLKPKVPVRRMVFHEITPEAIRSSLNQTRDVDGNMVDAQETRRVLDRLYGYELSPVLWRKVGPGLSAGRVQSVATRLIVERERERMAFVRTSYWDVLATLNTEDGAGPDSAGQGFDARLVQLDGKRLAGSKDFDESGNATKAALKDGALRLEQAQAESLVEELKGKDFTVQGMDTKPYRRRPQPPFTTSTLQQTAGNRLGMSSRSTMRAAQGLYENGYITYMRTDSVTLSQEAIAAARESVQERFGKNYLSEKPKQYTTKTAGAQEAHECIRPAGSHFRSPDELAGLPPDQLKLYTLIWRRTLASQMADATGSTATVKIEAESDKQGVAVFQASGTVIEFPGFLKALGEGRHAVQSGSKKDGGDGKTADDANASLPVMGKGDVLHASELQADGHETQPPARYTEATLVKTLEAREIGRPSTYASIISTIIDRGYVYERGRALIPSWLAFSVIKLLESKFPKYVDYQFTAQMENGLDMIAHGKESGQEWLTRFYFGAGESSAHSPDEAHEGLQQQVAQLGEIDARAINTIEIGDGLQVRVGRYGPYLEDTVELDDEGNPKRASIPETIAPDELTVAAGHELIASNAGGPRELGKDPKTGGTVEVRKGRFGPYVALVQPDDDGKASGQEAAEDKPRKRSKKAVANKPKMASLFKTMDPETLTLEDALKLLELPRTVGSIEEQDAESGNTTEAVVTANNGRYGPYLTKTAGNGSTETRSLASEDEIFTVDMTKAKELFAQPKYGRRARGAAKPPLRELGADPENGKSVTIKDGFYGAYITDGETNRTLPKQYSPESIEPAEAFRLLAEKRAAGPVKRKGRGARKGSSSKAASSKSKSAGKTSKAGKAGTAAKKTKKATGTSAAAKARSSKASSAASKSTARSTSRSKTKADATAAGASSDKLE, encoded by the coding sequence ATGGCAACCGGCACGAAGCTCGTCATTGTGGAATCCCCCACGAAAGCGAAGAAAATAGGCGGATACCTCGGCGACGGCTATACCGTGATGGCATCCGTCGGCCATATCCGCGATCTTGCCCAGCCTTCGCAGGTACCAGCTGCGAAAAAGGCTCAGTTCGGTAAGTTCGGAGTCGATGTTGAGGACGGGTTCACGCCCTACTACATCGTCGACGGCGACAAGAAGAAAACCGTCGCCGAGTTGAAAAGCGCCTTGAAATCCGCCGATGAACTCTTCCTCGCAACCGATGAGGATCGCGAAGGGGAGGCCATCGCCTGGCACTTGGTGCAGACGCTGAAGCCCAAGGTGCCCGTAAGACGCATGGTCTTCCATGAAATCACACCCGAGGCCATACGGTCATCCCTCAACCAGACGCGTGACGTGGACGGCAATATGGTCGATGCCCAGGAGACGCGGCGTGTGCTGGACCGTCTGTATGGGTATGAGCTTTCACCTGTGCTGTGGCGCAAGGTGGGGCCGGGCCTCAGTGCCGGACGAGTTCAGTCGGTGGCCACACGGCTCATCGTGGAACGCGAACGCGAACGCATGGCCTTCGTGCGAACATCCTATTGGGATGTGCTGGCCACGCTGAATACTGAGGACGGGGCCGGCCCGGATAGCGCAGGCCAGGGATTCGACGCCCGTCTGGTGCAGCTCGACGGCAAACGTCTGGCCGGTTCCAAGGACTTCGACGAATCTGGCAACGCCACCAAAGCCGCGTTGAAGGATGGCGCCCTGCGTCTCGAGCAGGCACAGGCCGAATCGCTGGTGGAGGAGCTCAAGGGCAAGGACTTCACCGTTCAGGGGATGGACACCAAGCCCTACCGCCGTCGCCCCCAGCCCCCGTTCACCACCTCGACACTGCAGCAGACCGCAGGAAACAGGCTGGGTATGAGTTCGCGTTCGACCATGCGTGCGGCGCAGGGCCTGTACGAGAACGGCTACATCACCTACATGCGAACCGATTCGGTCACGCTCTCGCAGGAGGCCATCGCCGCAGCGCGTGAAAGCGTCCAGGAACGTTTCGGCAAGAACTACCTTTCCGAAAAACCCAAGCAGTACACCACCAAAACCGCCGGTGCTCAGGAGGCCCATGAGTGCATCCGCCCGGCGGGTTCGCACTTCCGCTCTCCCGACGAGCTTGCGGGATTGCCGCCGGACCAGCTCAAGCTGTACACCCTGATCTGGCGCAGGACCCTCGCCTCGCAGATGGCCGATGCCACAGGCTCCACCGCAACCGTCAAAATCGAGGCGGAAAGCGACAAGCAAGGCGTGGCCGTGTTCCAGGCATCCGGTACGGTCATCGAATTCCCCGGATTCCTCAAGGCCCTGGGCGAGGGACGTCACGCTGTCCAGAGCGGAAGCAAGAAGGATGGCGGCGACGGCAAGACCGCCGATGACGCCAACGCCTCGCTGCCGGTGATGGGCAAAGGCGACGTGCTGCATGCCAGCGAACTGCAGGCGGATGGGCACGAGACCCAGCCCCCGGCACGGTATACCGAAGCGACCCTGGTCAAGACCTTGGAAGCCAGGGAAATCGGCCGACCTTCGACCTATGCGAGCATCATTTCTACGATTATCGACCGCGGATACGTCTATGAGCGCGGCCGTGCGCTGATTCCTTCGTGGCTGGCCTTCTCGGTGATCAAGCTTCTCGAGAGCAAGTTCCCGAAATATGTGGATTACCAGTTCACCGCCCAGATGGAGAACGGTCTGGATATGATCGCGCATGGCAAGGAAAGCGGTCAGGAGTGGCTGACCCGTTTCTACTTCGGGGCAGGGGAATCTTCCGCGCATAGTCCGGACGAAGCGCATGAGGGTCTGCAGCAGCAGGTCGCACAACTCGGTGAAATCGACGCCAGGGCTATCAACACCATCGAGATCGGTGACGGCCTTCAGGTCAGGGTGGGGCGATACGGCCCGTATCTGGAAGACACCGTCGAGCTCGACGACGAAGGAAACCCGAAAAGAGCTTCGATACCCGAGACCATCGCGCCGGACGAACTGACCGTCGCCGCAGGGCACGAACTCATCGCCAGCAATGCGGGAGGCCCGCGAGAGCTGGGCAAGGACCCGAAAACCGGTGGTACCGTCGAGGTACGCAAAGGCCGATTCGGACCTTATGTCGCACTGGTCCAGCCGGATGACGACGGCAAGGCGTCCGGGCAGGAAGCCGCGGAAGACAAGCCCAGGAAACGCTCTAAGAAGGCTGTTGCCAACAAGCCCAAGATGGCGTCGCTTTTCAAAACCATGGACCCCGAGACCTTGACGCTCGAAGATGCGCTCAAACTGCTGGAACTTCCTCGCACAGTCGGCAGCATCGAGGAGCAGGACGCCGAGAGCGGCAACACCACGGAAGCCGTGGTCACCGCGAACAACGGGCGATATGGCCCGTATCTCACCAAAACCGCCGGAAACGGCAGCACCGAAACCCGTTCCCTTGCCAGTGAAGACGAGATATTCACCGTCGATATGACCAAGGCCAAGGAGCTGTTCGCCCAACCGAAGTACGGACGCAGAGCCAGAGGAGCCGCCAAACCGCCGCTTCGTGAGCTCGGTGCGGATCCCGAGAACGGCAAGAGCGTCACCATCAAGGACGGTTTCTACGGCGCGTACATCACCGACGGAGAAACCAATCGCACCCTGCCCAAGCAGTATTCCCCCGAATCCATCGAGCCTGCGGAAGCCTTCCGTCTGCTGGCCGAGAAAAGGGCTGCCGGGCCGGTGAAGCGCAAGGGTCGAGGCGCGCGAAAAGGTTCGTCGTCCAAGGCGGCGAGCAGCAAGTCGAAGAGTGCCGGAAAGACCAGCAAGGCGGGAAAGGCCGGTACTGCCGCGAAGAAGACGAAGAAGGCCACAGGCACATCCGCCGCAGCCAAGGCGAGGTCCTCGAAGGCATCTTCGGCCGCGTCGAAGTCCACGGCGCGAAGCACGAGCAGAAGCAAGACCAAAGCCGATGCCACAGCTGCCGGTGCATCTTCGGACAAGCTGGAGTGA
- a CDS encoding inositol-3-phosphate synthase codes for MSIRVAIAGVGNCASSLVQGVEYYKDAEDGTKIPGIMHANFGGYRVRDIEFVTAFDVDALKVGKDLSEAIAASQNNTYKFAEVPNLGVEVLRGPTNDGLGEYYRQMITESDAEPVDVVQELKDKKVDILVSYLPVGSEEADKAYATAAMEAGCGFVNCLPVFIASDPEWAQKFRDAGVPIVGDDIKSQVGATITHRVMARLFEDRGVRLDRTYQLNVGGNMDFMNMLQRSRLESKKISKTRAVTSVVPHDMEERNVHIGPSDYVAWLDDRKFAFVRLEGTTFGDVPLNLEYKLEVWDSPNSAGIVIDAVRAAKIALDRHLAGPILAPSSYFMKSPAVQHEDNEARRLVEEFIEGRVESTEEQLNADVAAAKAAGKDVWRA; via the coding sequence ATGAGTATCCGCGTTGCTATTGCTGGCGTAGGCAATTGTGCCTCGTCGTTGGTGCAGGGAGTCGAATATTACAAGGATGCCGAAGACGGCACGAAGATTCCGGGCATCATGCACGCCAACTTCGGTGGATATCGGGTTCGTGACATCGAATTCGTCACGGCCTTTGATGTTGATGCGCTCAAGGTCGGCAAGGACCTGAGTGAGGCCATCGCTGCATCTCAGAACAATACCTACAAATTCGCAGAAGTCCCGAATCTCGGCGTTGAGGTTCTTCGTGGACCGACGAATGATGGTCTGGGGGAGTACTACCGCCAGATGATCACCGAGTCCGATGCCGAGCCGGTCGACGTGGTTCAGGAGCTGAAGGACAAGAAAGTGGACATCCTCGTCAGCTACCTGCCCGTCGGGTCGGAAGAGGCGGACAAGGCCTACGCCACCGCGGCCATGGAGGCCGGATGCGGATTCGTCAACTGCCTTCCCGTGTTCATCGCCTCCGATCCGGAGTGGGCTCAGAAGTTCCGCGATGCGGGCGTGCCGATCGTCGGCGACGACATCAAGTCCCAGGTCGGCGCCACCATCACCCACCGTGTGATGGCCCGTCTGTTCGAGGATCGCGGTGTGCGCCTCGACCGTACATACCAGCTCAACGTCGGCGGCAACATGGACTTCATGAACATGCTGCAGCGCTCGCGCCTTGAGTCCAAGAAGATTTCGAAGACCCGTGCAGTGACCTCCGTCGTTCCTCACGACATGGAGGAACGCAACGTGCACATCGGACCTTCCGATTACGTGGCATGGCTCGACGACCGCAAGTTCGCCTTCGTCCGTCTGGAAGGCACCACATTCGGTGATGTCCCGCTGAATCTGGAATACAAGCTCGAAGTCTGGGATTCGCCCAACTCTGCCGGCATCGTCATCGATGCGGTTCGTGCCGCCAAGATCGCACTCGACCGTCACCTTGCGGGGCCGATTCTGGCACCGAGCTCCTACTTCATGAAGTCCCCTGCGGTTCAGCATGAAGACAACGAGGCACGCCGCCTGGTGGAGGAATTCATCGAAGGCCGCGTGGAGTCCACCGAAGAACAGCTCAATGCCGATGTGGCAGCTGCAAAGGCAGCCGGCAAGGATGTGTGGCGCGCATAG
- the glf gene encoding UDP-galactopyranose mutase: MNADLVIVGAGLYGLTIAQQAVEHTGATVELLDIRDHIGGNAYSYFDEETGAEIHRYGAHLFHTSNRRVWNYVNRFTDFTKYVHRVYATHQGEVFPLPINLGTINQFFHAHYTPAEAETLVAKQAGELAGTDPENLNDQGISLIGRPLYEAFIKNYTAKQWQTDPGELPASIIKRLPVRFNYDNRYFKDTWEGLPTDGYTAWFERMIADERIHVHLNTDFFDTSQPWSKKALVGKVPVIYTGPVDRYFDYSLGELQWRTVDFKERRYDEGDHFGCPVMNFPDADVPFTRAIEFKNFNPERRERQNAEKTVVWEEYSRFAQRGDEPYYPINTAEDRKLYNAYKKLAESEPEVFFGGRLGTYAYYDMHQVINSALTSFEKRILPILRKNPYTNDLV, encoded by the coding sequence ATGAACGCAGATCTAGTCATTGTGGGAGCGGGCCTTTATGGACTCACCATCGCCCAGCAGGCGGTGGAGCACACCGGAGCGACAGTCGAGCTGCTCGATATTCGCGACCATATCGGAGGAAACGCGTACAGCTACTTCGACGAGGAGACCGGGGCGGAAATTCACCGATACGGCGCTCATCTCTTTCACACCTCAAACCGGCGCGTATGGAACTATGTCAATCGATTCACCGATTTTACGAAGTATGTGCATCGGGTGTACGCAACTCATCAGGGTGAGGTCTTTCCCCTGCCAATCAACCTAGGCACGATTAATCAGTTCTTTCACGCGCATTACACCCCTGCGGAGGCTGAGACGCTGGTGGCGAAGCAGGCCGGCGAACTTGCCGGCACCGATCCCGAAAATCTCAACGACCAGGGTATCAGTCTGATCGGCCGGCCTCTGTATGAGGCCTTCATCAAGAATTACACCGCCAAACAGTGGCAGACCGACCCTGGCGAATTGCCGGCCTCGATTATCAAACGACTTCCGGTACGGTTCAACTACGACAATCGCTATTTCAAAGACACATGGGAGGGTCTGCCGACTGACGGCTATACCGCGTGGTTCGAGCGGATGATTGCCGACGAGCGCATCCACGTCCATCTCAACACCGATTTCTTCGACACTTCACAGCCTTGGAGCAAGAAGGCTCTGGTCGGCAAGGTCCCGGTTATCTATACGGGGCCGGTGGACCGGTATTTCGATTATTCCCTGGGCGAGCTGCAATGGCGGACCGTCGATTTCAAGGAACGTCGATATGATGAGGGCGATCATTTCGGCTGCCCGGTGATGAATTTTCCGGATGCCGATGTTCCCTTCACCAGGGCGATTGAGTTCAAGAACTTCAATCCGGAGCGCCGCGAACGGCAGAACGCCGAGAAGACCGTGGTCTGGGAAGAATACTCCCGCTTCGCCCAACGGGGAGACGAGCCTTACTATCCAATCAACACGGCGGAGGATCGCAAGCTGTACAACGCCTACAAAAAACTGGCCGAATCGGAACCGGAAGTCTTCTTCGGCGGCAGGCTCGGCACCTATGCCTACTACGACATGCATCAGGTCATCAACAGCGCCCTGACGAGTTTCGAGAAACGCATTTTGCCCATACTCCGAAAAAATCCCTACACAAACGACCTCGTCTGA